Part of the Debaryomyces hansenii CBS767 chromosome C complete sequence genome is shown below.
ACTTAAATCATTAGATATTTCACCAACCGACTCAACGCTGAACAGCTACTCAAGCTTCAGGTTCCCAGAATTTTTAGATACCTTACATCTTTCCAATTGTTATCATCTAGACTTTTCCGGTTACCTGGCAACCAACAGAATCACCTTTCCCTTTTACATGACGTCTCTTAACCTTGACGATTGCAACATTATGGATTTACAGGTATTTGAATTCCCCAAGTCTATCAAGAAACTATCCATATCCGGCAACAAGATTGAAGATCTCACATCGTACAATTTGACTATCGATGAAGGAAATGGACCCAAAGACGTTGTCAATTGGAACCAGTTGGTGCATCTAGTAGACCTAGAATTGTATCTCAACAAGATACAGACGTTAGACGCGTGGGACGTCCCTCCTAGTTTACGAAGCTTGGACATAAGACTCAATTTCATCTCATTTATCTCAACCAAAGCTCCCCTTTTCTCGTCAGACCACACCCAATCTACAAAAAATTTACATGTGTTGAAATTAAGCGACAACAATATCAAGAAAATCGCATCCGATATCTCTTTACCACCCAATATTAAGGTATTGTCCTTAGACAGAAACCACTTGGTAGACGAATTCGTATTCCCCGAAAGTTTTGTCAGTAGCCATAGTCTTGAGGAGCTAGGCTTGAGTATGTGCGGTCTTCACAAGCTTACATTCAAATCGCTGCCTACACGTAACCaccaattgaaaaaattggatCTTACTGATAACTATCTTCTTTACGAAGCTTCAGACATGAGACAATCCATTAATGAGTTTTACGACGAGCTAGAACTCGGTTTGGGGGTCAAAATGTCCAAACGGAAATTCCGTGTCAATAGCATACATACATTTgtttgaaataattcataataACCATCTCCACtatcttttcttctgtataataattaataaattgcaaaaaaatgaaaaatcgTCCCTTAATCAGAAAATTGTGCGATCTTGTAGCCAGCCATCTTTTTACgcaaatattataatataatcaagGACGTGTGTTACGTACTTTATAGAGTTCTAAATCATCTTTTATTACTTCCAATCGCTTTGAAAGTCGTCGCTAATATTTGCTAATACATTACTTTGATAATAGAATGCCAAATCAGTTTGTACCACCTTCAACTCCACCGAGGGTGTCAAAACCACATAAGCCAATGGTGATGAGAACTCCATCTACGTTTCAGCCAGTAACACCAGTAAAGATTACAGAAAGTTTTGCTACACCATACACAGGGGGTAAAAATACACGTAATTTGTTTAAAGGAAGCGCAGAcaataagaataaaacGCACTTAGTACCATTAACTCCCGAGTTCACACCTCAGAGATCACCACACAGATTGCataagagaagaagaagtacGGTTGATGCTATCTTCAAACAAGCTACTGTGGAAAGTAATGCAGGTACACAGACACCAATGACGGATTTGTCGGGATTATTAATGCCTACACCATCTACAGTTGGGACGGGAAGGAAAGTAGCATACAACCACACTAAATCATTGAAGCCACCGGTATTGAGTTTTGAAACCTTGTCCAAATTGAACGAcaacttgaattttgaagaagaggTGGATGATGACGATGTATTTAAAGCTTCCACGCCGCAGCTCGAATCGGGGTTTATACAAAATACAAATTTGAAGTTATCGATGAATGAATTGTCACCAGTAGACGCGTCTCCTATAAAGAAAAAGCCTAGTGTACGAAAGGGACTCCAGACGCCGAAGGGCCAGGTGATAGATGACAAAACCGTCAATCGCTGGTATggtaattctttcaatagtATTTTTTCGtctgatgacgaagatTACGAAGAAATCAAGCCCATGAAGATGGAAAATCCATTCTTGGCACCTTCTGCTCCTGCTAAAAAACTTGATAGGCCTTCTAATCCGTTCAATAACGTACaaaatgatgatgttgATTATGCTACCCaggttgaatattttaatacCAAAACGAGGGAAAGAAAGGTAGTCAACTTACTGAACCGTCAAAGAGAAATCAAACCGAAAAGGTTGGACTTCTCTAGTGCGACTGGGAGTAATTGAATTGACAGatcaaatttttaattgtattttaagatatatatatatatgtttaaGCAGGACTTTAATGCATAGATAGTAGGAGGCGGTATCATTGTAGAATATAACAGAATATTATCTGTTAATTCGTAAAATACATATTTGACTAaaacaattttaattttgtatattttttttgctGCAAATTTAAAATCACCATATCATTTTAAATCTAATACTTTACATTGAATTATACATTATATGGTGTCTATGATACATTTATATGTATCGTAGGACgaagatattcaattttcgaattttttcgaattatttcaaaactttcttaatattttggtttttATCCTAAATTAACatttatttgcaaaatttctAGACGGCTTTTCTAACataattcaaaaagttCTCTTGAAAATGGTTACATTTATTCATATAAAGCATATTAAAGCATACATTATATCAAACAATAAAATGTCACAGATTATCCTTGAGAAACATGCATTTTTACCGGTTATTTATTCACTGCTATATCATacatttttaatattgctttcaaaataatgttTCACTTTCTCATCTACAGATACTTGTTGTGGAGTTTGCGAATCATTGTTTTGAATAGAAGGATCAGCTCCCAATTTGGCAAGTAGAAGAGCCACATCGCCTTGCCCCTCGGCCAAAGCATGATGTAAACTTGTCCAGCCATTATTATCCTTTGCGTTAATATTGACTTTTCCATGTTCAATTAGCAACTTGACTATTGGCTGGGACCCAATACTTGCGGCTCTGTGTAGACCAGTAAACCCATTTTTATCCTTTACCCTACATGAACACTTGTATTCAACAACAAGCTTTTCCACCAATGCAAGATGGTTCTTACTAATGGCCAAGTGTAATGCTGTGGTCCCTTGGTTAGTGGCCAAGTTTATATCCGGCGTCGGTTCAAGTTTCATAAGTTGTTCCAATATTTGGACATTTCCCAACGCCGATACGATGTGGATTGGTGTCCATCCGCTTGCGTCAACCATTTCATCGAtatctatttcatcaatgCCATTTCGAGGCTGTAATAAAATCTTAATAATTTCGTTATTATCCATTGTACATGCCCAATGTAACGGCGTCCTgtcatcttcatccttTCTAAATAATAGTTTGGGGTTTTCATTGATTAACTGTTGTACAAGCAACGCTTTACCAGCTCTTATTGATTCGTGAATAacatatttatcttcatttttatccGTCATGATTATTTCTTCGttacttcaagaattgagTTACAATTAACGATTCCAGTAGTCGTTTGAAAGTATTACAAGGATAAGATAAAAGTGGGTTGATAGTTAGCTATATTAGATGCAGTActaaaatatactaatgAAAAGTTAACGAAAGATCATCGTTGAAGGGCTTAATAAAAGAATAGCAAATAGAAAAGTAAAGATGTCAGCTATACCAGGGTTCGGTGGCGATTTGAATAGTAATATAGACGAAGACtctaatttaaataaatcgAGTGTCGTGGAAATTAATGGGCAATCGGAATGGAGATTTGAAGTTCCATTTAGAACGATTATGAAGTTGAAGGTAGTGAACGGAATAGGGGAAATATTTGGTACAGAATTACCTCTAAATGTCGAAATTCTGCTTACTGGAGTCAAGTATGCAATATATGCCCCATTAGATGAAGGATGTAAGGTTGAATACTACTGTGTTTCTAATAAAGCGAATTCGACATCTACAAATGAAGACGACGAAATAAGTGAGTATATAAGTGAAGAAACTTCAATGAATCATTATATGAATTTGCATTTTGCATTGGAATCGTATCGTCAATCTATATCTGAACATAACTTTGTTAATAGTTCGTCTCAAAAGACAGGACCTCGAGTATTGGTTGTGGGTAATCGCCATTCGGGTAAGACCTCTCTTGTGAAGACGCTTGCATCATACGGTTGCAAGATGGATAGGAGTCCGATATTGGTGAATTTGAATCCTAGAGATGGTGTATTCTCGGTGCCAGGGTCGTTGACGGCTACACCCATCAGTGATGCATTTGACTTGGAAAGTGTAAATGGTTGGGGTGGATCAACGACATCTGGATCCACATTTCATAATCCGAAACAACCATTGGTAAAGAATTACGGATTTACTAGCCATTCGGACAACCTAgacttatataaatatcaaatatcGAAACTCGGAGTTGCTGTAGTGTCTCGTATGGAAGAGGACATAGCAGTCAAAAATAGTGGATTACTCATTGACACGCCTCCATTATCAATCAAAGATTTCACgattattgaaaatattgtatCTGATTTCGAAGTTAATATAATTGTGGTTATAGGCAACGAAAGgttattaattgatttgaagaagaaattcaagCATAAGATCGCTTCATCCCAACTAGACTTTGTCAAAGTTCCTAAGAGTGGTGGTGTTATAGAGGTAGATGATGCATATATAAGAAAATCGCAAGAGGAGAGTATCAAAGAGTATTTCAATGGTACCATCAGAAGTCCTTTATCTCCTTTCAAAACGGAGCTTGATGCGAAAGATTTCGTAATTTACAAGTGTGTTGATAGTCTGGAAGCGAATTCAAACCTTTCATTCCTCCCGTCTGGAGATTCATTTACCCCAGAAGCTTCAGAAATGTCAGATGGAGATAAGAAGGAGGAATTCTCCCTCGATACCTATTACTCTCAATTGCAAGAGCCTAGCTCTTCGAACTTGGATAACTCGATTGTTGCTATCACCCAGTTGCCTCAGAATAATAAACTGGCTAGGGACTTAATGAATACTTGTGTTTTGGGTTATGCTCATGTTTCTAAATTTGACGATACTAAGAGTAAGATGAAAGTCTTATTACCATTTCCTGGTGCATTaccaagaaatattttaatttctaCAAGCGTAGGATATACTGAATAGATATGCGAGTATTTAGATATTTAGtaaatgtattattattatttaacttAAACCTAATCAAATGGAATGGGCTTATTGTTTggattattaattttattcatttcAGAAGCTGCAAGGGCACTTGGAATCTTTATACCGCAACAATCTCCCCACGTATTGACAGTTCCACCATGATCATGACCACAATCACTGTCATCATCATGTTCATGGTATTCACTTACACCATCTGGGCAAGGGATGATTGAGCCGAACATAAAGTGTTGGACAATAGGTAATTTTCCTAAAACCTCTGCCTTATACATTTTAATCATTCCTTCTTTTATTTTAGCCCACGATTTTGCAGACAGGATGTCATCCAACATGGGAGAATGCCACCTCAAGCTTAACTTTTGATCTTGATTAGCCGGAGTGGTTTTAATTGTGTTAATAAAATGTATACATTCAAGATACATGTATTGCTTATAAAAACTTTCAACCAATTCTTCGTTGTGAATCAGTTTTGGTTTCATATGAGGATGTGTAGCCAATTGTGATGATCCGAATAAAAACGGAAGGAAATGATAATCATCAAGACCCCATACTCCATGAGAACCAGCAGGTTCCAACCAGTATAACTTCTGTAAGGCTCTCATAACGGTCATGTATTTTGTGAACACCCTCACGATAACACATGGATAATCTTCATGTTTAATAATACCAAGTTTCTGTAAGCATGCAAGGAAAGCGATGAAGTTCAATTCATGTCCAGAACCATAGTCGATTCTCGTTCTGTTACCCCAACTTTCATTAAAATAAGTAGCTAATTCAATCCTAGGATCATCctccaatttttcaaccaatGGCTTTAGTATATCGAACGATTTTTTACAAATTTCGTCATAAAAATCCCTAAACTCAATCTTACCAAAACGTGAAATATCTTTCTCATGTACTACCGGattgttttcaataatttcattaactTTATCTAAcaccttcaataattcttctgaagatgaagaaaccGTAACTTGTGCGTCGTTGGTTAGCCCAACTACCAGGTCTTGAAGATCCTGAACGAAGTCTAGTATTGTAGAATAGGCTTGAGAACCATTccaaatttccaaatcttctGTATTGGTGATCCTTCTAACAGGTTTGGTGTATTCAGCTGTCatgatatcaataaatatgtatAAGCAAGGTTATAATAACATAAGATGGCAAAATAAAGGTTTATTTCTGTAGCTGCGACatgaatttcaaatttattcGAGAAAACCATTAATCTTTTGATTCAACTTATACCTAATTACACGTCTACGTCTGATATGGGATTAGTTACAGGATCGAAAGCCAGCTTCTTTGCATTTCCTGCTTCCAAACTAAAGTTCAATCAACAGCTTAACAAGTCACAATTGTTATCAACACTCTGGTATAAATCTCCATCATTTGACTCAGAAAGAGATGCGTTGAATGCACCAAGCACTTTGCCACTTGATCTTAAACCTAGGGCTGAGATTTATCATGAAGTTCAGGTTGAAAATCCAAACCAGAAAGGGGCTATTTTAAAGGCCAAACAATTGGGAAAATACGGTAAATCGTTAGTGAAGTTTTACAAGAAAGGTGTATCCAATGTATGGAACAATAAGAAAGAGTTTAATagattgatgaagaaagacttcaaaattatcaaccAATTAAACAATAGAGGTAAACAAACAGATATTCGAATTCCtaatttccaaaaattAACTCAAGAAATGTCCCAGGCCatatatatgaataaagTTGAAAATAGTACGTTGAATGATAACACACGCGGCGATGTCGTTAGGTCAGATGTGATAGAAAAGACGATAGATGAGGGGTTATTCAATATGACAAGACATCAGTACCAATTAATCAGACGTACTCGTAAagattttttgaaattaccTTCGTTTGCAGTTATATTTGCGGCgttttttgaatttactCCAGTGGTTTGCTACGCTATTCCAGAGATTACCCCCCTGACATGTATCTTACCTAGTCTTGCTCCTAGAATCTGGAGTGCAAATGCAAACAAGAAGTTGAGAGATCACAGGATGGATAAAACAGACGAAAATTTGGACGACTTGGCCTTGAGAAATGCTTACAATATCCCACTAGACGAGGCCAGGTTACTTTGCAGGGCATTGTGTTTGACATCGAAATATGTGCCAAGCAGTTTCTACCCCGAAACCGTCGTTCGTGGTCGTTTACAGCTTCATTACAACTATTTGCAAGTCGATAATTACTATTTGAGTGGCCTCAACGGCGAGGGCTCGGGAAATATCTGGAACTTATCGCAACAAGAGCTATTCAGAGCGTGCTTAGAAAGAAACTTGATCCTTGACCTCAAACAggatatgaaaaattttgacAATATAGAAGATGAAGCAACCCAAGCAGTTTATGAAGAAAAGTATTTTACTGAATTAAGATTAAAATTGTTCCATTTCATTGTGGATTTtgaacaatataatatagGATACTTAGGTATGAACCATTTGGTCAAAGATAGTATGGATACCGAATCTTTATTACTGTGGTGGAAGCaagataatattaaatagaaCATCCTTAATTGATTCTGGTTCTCTTGTCATGACTCCATATTACTCATCCCTACATTATATCTCTTGTAAATACTTAGaaatgataaaaaataGGTATAGGTATAGGAACTGTTTGAATCACGTGTTTATGCTATTGGGTTTTTTTCTTCATGTTATCAATATGGTGATCAACATGTATTAGGTATTGATAATCAATCAAATAGATTATACAAAGCATGTCTGTAGGCGAAGACAAGTCTGGTACGGCAACACCTCAACATAATACATCAATACGAATAactgatgacgaagaaCGTAGTGACGAAAAGAAATTTACTGACGATGATATTATAACGGGGTGCAAGCTATACGTTTCAAAGGATGGCGAATACAGATTAGCAGAGATTTTGCAGGATCATATGAAAAAGGGTAAAAAAGTGTTTTATGttcattatcaagaatttaataaaagaTTGGATGAATGGATAAGTGCAGACAGGATAGATTTTACCAGAGCTTTAATCTCACCTCAAGTGAAGGTGGATAAGAAGGATGACAAAAAGGAAGGAAAGCTGAAAACATCGAAGAAATCTAAGCTGAAAAACGGTAAAACAGGTTCGAAATCAGTTACTTCGACACCACAACCGAATGAAGATACGGCACCGGGAACGCCCAGAAATGATGACGAGATggatttggataatttgaatgtGCAAGGGTTGAAAAGACCTGGCGAGGAGGTGAGTcgtgaagatgaaattaaaaaattaagaacTAGTGGGTCTATGACTCAAAACCATCTGGAGGTTGCAAGAGTTAGAAACTTATCGAGCGTAATTTTGGGTGAACATATCATTGAGCCGTGGTATTTTTCTCCATATCCAATCGAACtaacagaagaagatgagATATACATTTGTGACTTCACGCTAGCATATTTTGGTTCACttaaacaatttgaaagattcaGAACGAAGTGTTCTATGAAGCATCCCCCTGGTAATGAGATTTATAGAGATTCAAAGGTAAGCTTTTGGGAAATTGATGGCAGAAAACAAAGGACATGGTGTCGTAACTTATGTCTACTACTGAAGTTATTTTTGGATCATAAAACATTATACTACGATGTCGatccatttttattttatatcaTGACAGTTAAATCATCGCAAGGCCATCATGTAGTCGGATACTTTTctaaagaaaaggaaagtGCTGATGGTTATAACGTTGCATGTATTTTGACATTGCCGTGCTATCAAAAGATGGGATTTGGTAAATtgttaattcaattttcttaCATGTTGTCTAATGTTGAGAATAAGGTAGGATCCCCAGAAAAGCCTTTATCAGATTTAGGGTTATTATCTTACAGAGCATTTTGGACCGATACGCTAGTAAAGTTATTAGTGGAAAGAAATAACCCCCATCTTTTTAAGAAGAATAATCCTCAATTATTAACCGAAGCGAGTCTGAAGGATTCATCTGTCAGTCCTCCTCCAGGTGGTCGTCAATCTGctaatattcaaaatggaAACACACCATCAAGTGATATAACGattgatgaaatatcaTCTATCACTTGTATGACAACCACTGATATATTGCATACCTTAACAGCATTACAGATCTTAAGATATTACAAGGGACAGCACATTATAGTGATAACGGATCACGTTATGGCTATGTATGATAAATTGgtcaagaaaattaaagataagaaaaagCATGAGTTAGATCCAAGCAAATTAAGCTGGACTCCTCCAGCTTTCACTGCCAACCAATTACGCTTTGGATGGTAGAGTAGTACATAATGAGCTTACGTTTactttattaatatacattttatttctataaatTAGTTTAATGACTATTCTTCTCCCCATATTTTGATACTCTTGTCACCTTCACATGTTATTAATCTCAAACCCAGCATATCAAATGTTGATGCAT
Proteins encoded:
- a CDS encoding DEHA2C12518p (weakly similar to CA4702|IPF4213 Candida albicans), encoding MPNQFVPPSTPPRVSKPHKPMVMRTPSTFQPVTPVKITESFATPYTGGKNTRNLFKGSADNKNKTHLVPLTPEFTPQRSPHRLHKRRRSTVDAIFKQATVESNAGTQTPMTDLSGLLMPTPSTVGTGRKVAYNHTKSLKPPVLSFETLSKLNDNLNFEEEVDDDDVFKASTPQLESGFIQNTNLKLSMNELSPVDASPIKKKPSVRKGLQTPKGQVIDDKTVNRWYGNSFNSIFSSDDEDYEEIKPMKMENPFLAPSAPAKKLDRPSNPFNNVQNDDVDYATQVEYFNTKTRERKVVNLSNRQREIKPKRLDFSSATGSN
- a CDS encoding DEHA2C12540p (similar to uniprot|P50086 Saccharomyces cerevisiae YGR232W NAS6 Regulatory non-ATPase subunit of the 26S proteasome), which translates into the protein MTDKNEDKYVIHESIRAGKALLVQQLINENPKLLFRKDEDDRTPLHWACTMDNNEIIKILLQPRNGIDEIDIDEMVDASGWTPIHIVSALGNVQILEQLMKLEPTPDINLATNQGTTALHLAISKNHLALVEKLVVEYKCSCRVKDKNGFTGLHRAASIGSQPIVKLLIEHGKVNINAKDNNGWTSLHHALAEGQGDVALLLAKLGADPSIQNNDSQTPQQVSVDEKVKHYFESNIKNV
- a CDS encoding DEHA2C12562p (similar to uniprot|Q08685 Saccharomyces cerevisiae YOR250C CLP1 cleavage/polyadenylation factor IA subunit), giving the protein MSAIPGFGGDLNSNIDEDSNLNKSSVVEINGQSEWRFEVPFRTIMKLKVVNGIGEIFGTELPLNVEISLTGVKYAIYAPLDEGCKVEYYCVSNKANSTSTNEDDEISEYISEETSMNHYMNLHFALESYRQSISEHNFVNSSSQKTGPRVLVVGNRHSGKTSLVKTLASYGCKMDRSPILVNLNPRDGVFSVPGSLTATPISDAFDLESVNGWGGSTTSGSTFHNPKQPLVKNYGFTSHSDNLDLYKYQISKLGVAVVSRMEEDIAVKNSGLLIDTPPLSIKDFTIIENIVSDFEVNIIVVIGNERLLIDLKKKFKHKIASSQLDFVKVPKSGGVIEVDDAYIRKSQEESIKEYFNGTIRSPLSPFKTELDAKDFVIYKCVDSSEANSNLSFLPSGDSFTPEASEMSDGDKKEEFSLDTYYSQLQEPSSSNLDNSIVAITQLPQNNKSARDLMNTCVLGYAHVSKFDDTKSKMKVLLPFPGALPRNILISTSVGYTE
- a CDS encoding DEHA2C12584p (similar to uniprot|Q12461 Saccharomyces cerevisiae YPL152W RRD2 Resistant to Rapamycin), whose product is MTAEYTKPVRRITNTEDLEIWNGSQAYSTILDFVQDLQDSVVGLTNDAQVTVSSSSEELLKVLDKVNEIIENNPVVHEKDISRFGKIEFRDFYDEICKKSFDILKPLVEKLEDDPRIELATYFNESWGNRTRIDYGSGHELNFIAFLACLQKLGIIKHEDYPCVIVRVFTKYMTVMRALQKLYWLEPAGSHGVWGLDDYHFLPFLFGSSQLATHPHMKPKSIHNEELVESFYKQYMYLECIHFINTIKTTPANQDQKLSLRWHSPMLDDISSAKSWAKIKEGMIKMYKAEVLGKLPIVQHFMFGSIIPCPDGVSEYHEHDDDSDCGHDHGGTVNTWGDCCGIKIPSALAASEMNKINNPNNKPIPFD
- a CDS encoding DEHA2C12606p (similar to CA4705|IPF4206 Candida albicans): MGLVTGSKASFFAFPASKLKFNQQLNKSQLLSTLWYKSPSFDSERDALNAPSTLPLDLKPRAEIYHEVQVENPNQKGAILKAKQLGKYGKSLVKFYKKGVSNVWNNKKEFNRLMKKDFKIINQLNNRGKQTDIRIPNFQKLTQEMSQAIYMNKVENSTLNDNTRGDVVRSDVIEKTIDEGLFNMTRHQYQLIRRTRKDFLKLPSFAVIFAAFFEFTPVVCYAIPEITPSTCILPSLAPRIWSANANKKLRDHRMDKTDENLDDLALRNAYNIPLDEARLLCRALCLTSKYVPSSFYPETVVRGRLQLHYNYLQVDNYYLSGLNGEGSGNIWNLSQQELFRACLERNLILDLKQDMKNFDNIEDEATQAVYEEKYFTELRLKLFHFIVDFEQYNIGYLGMNHLVKDSMDTESLLSWWKQDNIK
- a CDS encoding DEHA2C12628p (similar to uniprot|Q08649 Saccharomyces cerevisiae YOR244W ESA1 Histone acetyltransferase catalytic subunit of the native multisubunit complex NuA4), encoding MSVGEDKSGTATPQHNTSIRITDDEERSDEKKFTDDDIITGCKLYVSKDGEYRLAEILQDHMKKGKKVFYVHYQEFNKRLDEWISADRIDFTRALISPQVKVDKKDDKKEGKSKTSKKSKSKNGKTGSKSVTSTPQPNEDTAPGTPRNDDEMDLDNLNVQGLKRPGEEVSREDEIKKLRTSGSMTQNHSEVARVRNLSSVILGEHIIEPWYFSPYPIELTEEDEIYICDFTLAYFGSLKQFERFRTKCSMKHPPGNEIYRDSKVSFWEIDGRKQRTWCRNLCLLSKLFLDHKTLYYDVDPFLFYIMTVKSSQGHHVVGYFSKEKESADGYNVACILTLPCYQKMGFGKLLIQFSYMLSNVENKVGSPEKPLSDLGLLSYRAFWTDTLVKLLVERNNPHLFKKNNPQLLTEASSKDSSVSPPPGGRQSANIQNGNTPSSDITIDEISSITCMTTTDILHTLTALQILRYYKGQHIIVITDHVMAMYDKLVKKIKDKKKHELDPSKLSWTPPAFTANQLRFGW